The Chitinophaga sp. H8 genome contains a region encoding:
- a CDS encoding alkaline phosphatase family protein — protein MNKTIPVKGWQLPLFALVTVLLLSYCNKPVSFYEELGADSVSVNLTRKKVLLINIQGAQGNTVRDANTPNIKGLLSNSIYSWDAVCDTVSTDHVGWAELLTGVRGKKNGITDGSYIDNRLVEYPSFLSRLTAANDKLKLISISSVATLNDTIIPAASASVIVKAATDAAAKDTAINRLKNDQADVVMVSLREVNEAGKQHGFSPASTAYMSAIEAADQHIGEILAALKGRENYAKEDWMVIITSNHGGTAAGTYGGNSFNERNTFLVFYNNRFVSKEITMPLVNVPYAGKYPFFYRADNKDHAAYTNNPAFHFGSDVSFTVEFNIHTTGSQQDNPIVTNKNWNSGGNTGWIIFIANGNIRLNYKGASTGRLDMGNGPPVADGKWHRVTVVFDRQKEIAMYKDGEFFVSGPNIKDKGNVDAGLPLTVGTHAILNYDYYGPNDGSLNSYVADIRIWKTVLSPETIQSWAFRSVTQAHPDYASLIGYWKASNGDDGDVVLKDDSPTKADLTIQHGLRWDYIDEVLNPSSIDATAFVPQSVDLPANVLAWMGLKLQPSWQLDGRILILQ, from the coding sequence ATGAATAAAACTATACCTGTGAAAGGATGGCAGCTGCCTCTTTTTGCATTAGTTACCGTATTATTATTAAGTTATTGTAATAAACCGGTGTCTTTCTATGAAGAGCTGGGGGCAGACTCAGTGAGTGTGAATCTCACCCGGAAAAAGGTATTGCTGATCAATATACAGGGAGCGCAGGGGAATACGGTTAGGGATGCTAATACTCCAAATATTAAGGGATTGTTATCAAACAGCATTTACAGCTGGGACGCTGTTTGTGATACCGTGTCTACAGACCACGTGGGATGGGCAGAATTGTTGACGGGTGTAAGAGGTAAGAAAAATGGCATTACAGATGGATCGTATATAGATAACCGTTTGGTGGAATACCCTTCTTTTCTGAGCCGTTTAACAGCTGCCAATGATAAATTAAAGCTCATCAGTATCAGCAGTGTGGCTACACTAAATGACACTATTATTCCTGCGGCATCTGCATCTGTAATCGTAAAAGCTGCCACTGATGCGGCAGCAAAAGATACGGCCATAAACCGTTTGAAAAATGATCAGGCTGATGTTGTAATGGTAAGTTTGCGGGAGGTGAATGAAGCTGGCAAACAACATGGATTTTCACCTGCCAGCACTGCTTATATGTCCGCGATTGAAGCGGCAGATCAGCATATTGGCGAAATACTGGCTGCTTTAAAGGGCCGGGAAAATTATGCAAAGGAAGACTGGATGGTGATTATTACCTCTAATCATGGAGGAACTGCTGCGGGTACCTATGGGGGAAACAGCTTTAATGAACGGAACACCTTTTTAGTATTCTACAATAACCGTTTTGTATCCAAGGAAATTACCATGCCATTGGTAAATGTTCCCTATGCTGGTAAGTACCCCTTTTTCTATCGCGCAGACAATAAAGACCATGCAGCATATACCAATAACCCGGCTTTTCACTTTGGAAGTGATGTGAGTTTTACCGTAGAATTTAATATCCATACTACAGGATCCCAGCAGGATAACCCGATCGTAACAAATAAAAACTGGAATAGTGGTGGTAACACCGGCTGGATCATCTTTATTGCTAATGGTAATATACGACTCAATTACAAGGGCGCTTCCACAGGCCGTTTGGATATGGGGAACGGACCGCCGGTAGCAGATGGCAAATGGCATCGTGTTACGGTTGTGTTTGACCGTCAGAAAGAAATTGCGATGTACAAGGATGGTGAATTTTTTGTGTCCGGACCCAATATAAAAGATAAGGGTAATGTGGATGCAGGCTTACCGCTTACTGTGGGAACACATGCTATTCTCAATTATGATTACTATGGCCCTAATGATGGCTCACTTAACAGTTATGTAGCTGATATCAGGATTTGGAAAACCGTTTTGTCGCCTGAAACGATCCAAAGCTGGGCATTCAGATCTGTTACGCAGGCACATCCTGACTATGCCTCATTAATTGGTTACTGGAAGGCCAGCAATGGAGATGACGGGGATGTGGTGTTGAAAGATGATAGTCCAACGAAAGCAGATCTTACCATACAGCATGGTTTACGGTGGGATTATATTGATGAGGTTTTAAATCCTTCTTCTATAGATGCTACGGCCTTCGTTCCGCAATCAGTGGATCTGCCCGCTAATGTGCTTGCATGGATGGGATTGAAGCTGCAACCTTCCTGGCAACTGGATGGCAGAATACTGATACTGCAATAA
- a CDS encoding SusD/RagB family nutrient-binding outer membrane lipoprotein gives MAELRVNPNNGTKASPDVLLSGILQQMYYFPWNDAQYSSQFHCQLTSYYGDQSYNFGAAKFYYAAIRNIDQMVKEARRTGGKTMQPYYALSYFLRAFFYIQMTGQVGDIPMKEAMKAEDGIFEPPYNTQKDIYLQCLQWLDMANDSLTEINNQPLFLVKGDVFFNGNLVKWQKLVNAFRLRVLISLSEKTDDPDMQVKARFKEIFEHPEQYPVITDNDDNMQITYTGDNTASYNPGYSETPEAAARKLPLARVFVSLLTGLKDPRLFIMGLPAPIAANSGDPDYALKFTSYRGASTGSLMSVLNDSLVDGYFSIPNYQYWFMSKKGVPTIQLGAAEVNFTIAEAINRGWVGSGNVALAAQYYESGIKEALRFFGIRADSIADYLAQPTVIYKGNNAAGLKQILEQKYLSFFQNSGWEAFYNQRRTGIPAFDIGPSNKNGGKIPRRWYYPQSEYLNNFTHLKAALLRQYQGADNLNSNMWLLQ, from the coding sequence ATGGCAGAACTAAGGGTAAATCCTAATAATGGCACAAAGGCTTCCCCGGATGTATTGTTGTCAGGTATACTACAACAGATGTATTATTTCCCCTGGAATGATGCGCAGTATAGCAGCCAGTTTCATTGCCAGCTTACGTCTTACTATGGTGACCAGAGTTATAATTTTGGTGCTGCAAAATTTTATTACGCTGCTATCAGGAATATCGATCAGATGGTAAAGGAAGCAAGACGTACCGGAGGAAAAACGATGCAGCCCTATTATGCCTTGTCTTATTTTTTAAGGGCGTTCTTTTATATACAAATGACAGGTCAGGTAGGAGATATTCCTATGAAGGAAGCGATGAAAGCGGAAGATGGGATATTTGAACCTCCTTATAATACACAGAAGGATATTTATCTGCAATGCTTGCAATGGTTGGATATGGCCAATGACAGTCTCACCGAAATAAATAATCAGCCTTTATTTTTAGTGAAGGGAGATGTTTTCTTTAATGGCAATCTTGTCAAGTGGCAAAAACTGGTAAATGCATTTCGTTTGCGTGTATTGATCAGTTTGAGCGAAAAAACGGATGATCCTGATATGCAGGTAAAAGCACGTTTTAAAGAAATTTTTGAGCATCCGGAACAATACCCTGTTATTACGGATAATGATGATAACATGCAGATTACCTATACTGGGGATAATACGGCTAGTTATAATCCGGGATACTCGGAAACCCCAGAGGCTGCTGCCCGAAAGCTGCCTCTGGCCCGTGTTTTTGTAAGTTTGTTGACCGGACTAAAAGATCCCCGTTTGTTCATAATGGGATTGCCGGCTCCCATTGCGGCTAATAGCGGAGATCCGGATTATGCACTTAAGTTTACTTCCTACCGGGGAGCATCCACAGGTTCTTTAATGTCTGTGCTCAATGATTCCCTCGTGGATGGTTATTTTTCTATTCCTAATTATCAATATTGGTTCATGTCAAAAAAGGGGGTACCTACAATACAACTTGGTGCGGCTGAAGTGAATTTCACGATTGCAGAGGCAATCAACAGGGGATGGGTAGGTAGTGGTAATGTAGCATTGGCCGCACAGTATTATGAATCAGGTATTAAAGAGGCTTTACGCTTTTTTGGAATCCGGGCTGATAGCATAGCAGATTATCTTGCTCAGCCAACTGTAATATACAAAGGAAATAATGCTGCCGGTTTAAAACAGATCCTGGAACAAAAGTATTTGTCCTTTTTTCAAAATTCCGGGTGGGAAGCATTTTATAACCAACGTAGAACTGGTATTCCTGCTTTTGATATAGGCCCCTCCAATAAAAATGGTGGTAAGATTCCCCGCCGCTGGTATTATCCCCAGTCAGAATACCTCAATAATTTTACACATCTCAAAGCGGCACTTTTAAGGCAATACCAGGGCGCCGACAACCTGAACAGCAATATGTGGTTATTGCAATGA
- a CDS encoding SusC/RagA family TonB-linked outer membrane protein: MKLRVALGILMWLMVVKLGYAQERFNFNFRNIPLKKALERIERKSACKFLYNNKTIAHHNEVSLQVRNVTLPELLGALLGNTLSFKILRNNLVVIVPVDTKTTLLQFTGIVTDSAGAPLVGATISAKDMNKVLVTENDGTFILEAPPGMVLTVNHLGYYRKEILTGRTTRLNIVLKKEISVLNEVVITALDIRKEARAVGYAVQNIQVAGSHMIRAHNPNVLASLAGKAAGLGVQQAHYMFDDPKIFLRGKRPLIVVDGVPNNSGSWNLNMDDIESITVLKGPVAAALYGQQGANGAIQITGKRGAGNGTRKFSVEYNSTTELQTSFIAIPEAQHEYGPGEYFKYAFKDGRGGGTFDYDYYVWGPRYEGQPITQWNSETDANGNLIPLPWLSRNNNNIKDFLRRGILSTNNVAVSSKTDQGDFRLSLTQLYQKGIVPNTHLGVTTVNLSGGVKLGKKAHIDANLSYNKQYTPNYPSINYGPESPIYELVIWNGSNFDINDPRLRNYWYPGKEGTQQQWVEYQHYNNPWFNAYEYLKAYYKDVFTGYTSLSYKFNDRFDAQFKTAINTFYINQQHSYPVSGLYYGRDYYKVGGYSESYDHYSQTNTAVMLNMQQPIGDKMGIKASVGSSLETIQTKGISANTSGGLVVPGIYTLQNSVNPISSAFTNKTNARVLSAYGYVDIHYKHLLFLNMTGRMDRNSNMPERYSTYFYPQASVSAILSDAIKFPRPFSFVKLKAAVTSVAEGLGPYALSEVYSKGTTWGENPSLQFAANNILYDKQIKPAYNTSYEAGLEMGFFNNQIALKSQFYKTFDGPQIFPLPISEASGYSTFQTNGLVVERRGIELELNARPLQSGAFKWNMLVNWGTNVGYLRKVYNERSSYARIKTGERYDQLFIHAFERNPQTGALLYYSDGTPAVDSQRLAFYGYTNPDWTMGTTQMLSYKKWSLALEFDGSYGGKIFNFVNYKMWQSGTHEASANYYRYQDWLNRDKPGYKGTRVGVGDIVVSGEVLRDQAGNIISDNRKFAPNTTPVLEQIWANSYGASDEINYQSKTYFKLRGITLTYQLPEKVVNNSKLITGGSISFIARNVLYFSHTRQIDLDRWTYTGQSDLEEPSVRSVGINVNLKF, encoded by the coding sequence ATGAAATTAAGGGTAGCATTGGGAATACTAATGTGGCTAATGGTGGTAAAGCTCGGATATGCCCAGGAAAGATTTAATTTTAATTTCCGGAATATCCCGCTGAAAAAAGCATTGGAAAGAATTGAGCGAAAGAGTGCCTGTAAATTCCTATACAATAATAAAACAATTGCCCATCATAATGAAGTAAGCCTGCAGGTAAGGAATGTTACACTTCCTGAGCTCCTGGGTGCTTTGTTGGGTAACACACTTTCATTTAAAATATTACGGAACAACCTGGTAGTGATTGTTCCGGTGGATACCAAAACAACTTTACTGCAATTTACTGGTATTGTTACCGATAGTGCGGGAGCACCACTCGTAGGGGCAACTATATCCGCAAAAGATATGAATAAGGTGCTGGTCACTGAAAATGACGGCACTTTTATTCTGGAAGCCCCCCCTGGCATGGTTCTTACTGTTAACCACCTTGGATACTACAGAAAGGAGATTCTTACTGGCAGAACCACCCGGCTCAATATTGTATTAAAGAAAGAGATCAGTGTCTTGAATGAAGTAGTGATCACTGCACTGGATATACGTAAAGAAGCCCGTGCAGTAGGTTACGCTGTCCAGAATATCCAGGTAGCAGGTTCCCATATGATCCGCGCCCATAACCCGAATGTTTTAGCATCTTTAGCCGGAAAGGCTGCAGGCCTGGGAGTACAACAGGCGCATTATATGTTTGATGATCCGAAGATCTTTTTACGTGGTAAACGTCCTTTGATTGTAGTAGATGGTGTGCCTAACAACTCAGGATCCTGGAATCTTAATATGGACGATATTGAATCCATTACCGTGCTTAAAGGGCCGGTAGCGGCGGCATTATACGGCCAACAAGGTGCTAACGGGGCCATTCAGATCACTGGTAAACGTGGTGCAGGAAACGGTACCCGCAAGTTTTCCGTAGAGTATAACAGTACCACCGAACTGCAAACCAGCTTTATTGCTATTCCTGAAGCCCAGCATGAGTATGGTCCGGGCGAATATTTTAAATACGCATTTAAAGATGGGCGTGGGGGCGGAACATTTGATTACGACTATTATGTATGGGGCCCCCGTTATGAAGGACAGCCTATCACACAATGGAACAGTGAAACGGATGCCAATGGTAATCTCATTCCCTTACCCTGGCTGTCAAGAAACAATAATAATATAAAAGACTTTTTGCGGAGAGGTATACTATCCACAAATAATGTCGCGGTATCCAGTAAAACAGACCAGGGAGATTTCAGACTATCACTTACCCAGCTGTATCAAAAGGGTATTGTACCTAATACCCACCTGGGTGTTACTACTGTTAATTTATCCGGTGGGGTGAAATTGGGGAAAAAGGCTCACATTGATGCTAACCTCAGTTACAATAAACAATACACCCCCAACTATCCCAGTATCAACTATGGACCGGAAAGTCCTATCTACGAACTGGTGATCTGGAACGGCAGCAATTTTGATATTAATGATCCACGATTAAGAAACTACTGGTATCCGGGAAAAGAGGGCACCCAGCAACAGTGGGTGGAATATCAGCATTATAACAATCCCTGGTTTAATGCATATGAATACCTGAAGGCATACTATAAAGATGTGTTTACCGGGTACACCTCCCTTTCATATAAGTTCAATGATAGGTTTGATGCGCAGTTTAAAACGGCTATCAATACTTTTTATATTAATCAGCAGCATTCTTATCCTGTTTCAGGATTGTACTATGGCAGGGATTATTATAAGGTAGGTGGTTATAGTGAATCCTATGACCATTATTCGCAAACCAACACAGCTGTGATGCTTAATATGCAGCAACCCATAGGAGACAAGATGGGAATAAAAGCATCTGTTGGAAGCAGCTTGGAAACAATTCAGACAAAAGGTATTTCTGCTAATACTTCCGGTGGGCTGGTGGTGCCAGGTATTTATACGCTCCAGAATTCCGTAAATCCCATCAGCAGTGCATTTACCAATAAAACTAACGCCCGGGTACTGAGTGCTTACGGTTATGTAGATATCCACTATAAGCACTTACTTTTTCTGAATATGACAGGTCGAATGGACCGTAACTCTAATATGCCGGAACGTTATAGTACCTATTTCTACCCACAGGCTAGTGTAAGTGCAATCCTGTCAGATGCAATAAAATTTCCCCGCCCTTTTTCTTTTGTAAAACTGAAGGCTGCCGTGACAAGCGTAGCGGAAGGACTGGGGCCATATGCATTATCAGAAGTATATTCAAAAGGAACTACCTGGGGAGAAAACCCCTCCTTACAATTCGCGGCCAATAACATATTGTACGATAAACAGATAAAGCCTGCTTACAATACCAGTTACGAAGCAGGGCTTGAAATGGGATTTTTTAATAATCAGATAGCACTTAAATCCCAGTTTTATAAAACATTTGATGGCCCGCAGATCTTTCCTTTGCCGATTTCTGAAGCTTCCGGCTATTCTACTTTCCAGACAAATGGTCTGGTAGTTGAACGAAGGGGAATAGAATTGGAATTAAATGCACGCCCTTTACAGTCAGGAGCCTTTAAATGGAATATGCTGGTTAACTGGGGCACTAATGTTGGATATCTTAGAAAAGTATATAATGAACGCAGCAGCTACGCACGAATCAAGACAGGAGAACGATATGATCAGCTGTTTATTCATGCTTTTGAGAGAAATCCTCAAACAGGAGCCCTCCTTTATTATTCGGATGGTACACCGGCAGTAGACAGTCAGCGCCTGGCTTTTTATGGCTATACTAATCCCGACTGGACAATGGGTACTACCCAAATGTTGTCATACAAAAAATGGAGCCTGGCACTGGAGTTTGACGGGAGCTATGGGGGGAAGATTTTTAATTTTGTGAATTATAAAATGTGGCAGTCAGGTACACACGAAGCCTCTGCTAATTATTACCGTTACCAGGATTGGCTAAACAGGGATAAACCAGGTTATAAGGGAACACGTGTGGGAGTGGGGGATATAGTAGTAAGTGGTGAGGTGTTACGTGATCAGGCAGGTAATATAATTTCAGATAACCGGAAGTTTGCGCCGAATACAACTCCTGTGCTGGAACAAATATGGGCTAACTCTTATGGTGCCTCAGATGAAATCAATTATCAGAGTAAAACCTATTTTAAGCTAAGAGGAATTACCCTCACTTATCAGCTGCCGGAAAAGGTGGTTAATAACAGTAAACTGATTACAGGTGGGAGCATATCATTCATAGCCAGGAATGTGCTCTATTTTTCACATACCAGGCAGATTGATCTGGATCGCTGGACATATACAGGCCAGAGTGATCTGGAAGAGCCTTCTGTTAGAAGTGTGGGAATAAACGTAAATCTTAAATTCTAA
- a CDS encoding FecR family protein, protein MKDDKIALLLSKKLAGDATGPELEELQQYLQQHPEEAFTCEIINGIKQDTDSNDEELRNPGKWAANNWSKLELALNEPDQAPALPDTPQSDYNLSPVRKLYWYKVAAAVAAIVILTTGYFYWNRTSAPVPNGIAKNQILMERGNRSSVTLPDGTLIWMNSSSKLTYGDDFARGNRDVYLEGEAYFNIRKDEEHPFIIHTKKMDIRVLGTVFNVKAYPEDPMTEAALLSGKISVVIKGEGEGRSSDIVLSPEQKLIVKNTAKPDGDFSMDALMDSAAAVKIVAVNCGEETTSCDEVGWVFNKLIFKDQTFQALAVRMERWYNVNIHFEDNSLKTETFNGVFEKENITEALKALQLTTDFSFRHEGNNIYLRK, encoded by the coding sequence ATGAAGGACGATAAAATTGCTTTATTATTATCAAAAAAGCTGGCGGGCGATGCAACCGGGCCGGAACTGGAAGAATTGCAGCAATATCTGCAACAGCATCCGGAAGAGGCATTTACCTGTGAGATCATAAATGGTATAAAGCAGGACACAGATAGTAATGATGAAGAGCTGAGGAACCCCGGGAAGTGGGCTGCCAACAATTGGAGTAAGCTGGAACTGGCACTGAATGAACCAGACCAGGCTCCTGCCTTGCCTGATACCCCTCAGTCAGATTATAATTTATCACCTGTCCGTAAGTTGTATTGGTATAAGGTGGCTGCTGCGGTAGCTGCAATAGTCATACTTACTACAGGCTACTTTTATTGGAACCGCACCAGTGCGCCAGTGCCGAATGGGATTGCAAAAAATCAGATATTGATGGAAAGGGGAAACAGGTCCAGTGTAACACTACCTGACGGTACGCTGATCTGGATGAATAGTAGCAGTAAACTTACTTATGGGGATGATTTTGCCCGCGGTAACCGGGATGTATACCTGGAAGGGGAAGCCTATTTTAACATCCGGAAAGATGAAGAACACCCTTTTATTATACATACCAAAAAGATGGATATCCGGGTATTAGGTACTGTATTTAATGTTAAAGCCTATCCCGAAGACCCGATGACAGAGGCGGCGCTTTTAAGTGGCAAGATCAGTGTTGTGATAAAAGGAGAGGGGGAGGGCCGTAGCAGTGATATTGTTTTATCGCCCGAACAAAAGTTAATAGTAAAAAATACCGCAAAGCCAGATGGTGATTTCTCAATGGATGCATTAATGGACTCGGCTGCTGCAGTGAAAATTGTAGCTGTTAACTGTGGGGAGGAAACTACCAGTTGCGATGAGGTAGGATGGGTATTTAATAAACTGATTTTTAAGGATCAAACATTTCAGGCATTGGCAGTACGAATGGAACGGTGGTACAATGTAAACATCCATTTTGAAGATAACTCCCTGAAAACAGAAACTTTCAACGGAGTATTTGAAAAAGAAAATATAACGGAAGCCTTAAAAGCCTTGCAACTGACCACAGATTTTTCTTTCCGGCATGAGGGTAATAATATTTATCTTAGAAAGTAA
- a CDS encoding RNA polymerase sigma factor — MQQLLERIQQHGDQAAFREFYLLYSPQLLTFAYTYTKSKFVAEEVINDVFLSLWKNRSRLIEISNMKVYLYRGVKNGIINYFTRNKEWQHLDIDEIADVELKFSADPEEILITAELRKKIETAIASLPPRCQVVFKLIKEDGIKHKEVAEILDISLKTVENQMTIAIRKINEVIQIPVGKKIVETNMKQNQ; from the coding sequence ATGCAACAATTACTGGAGCGTATACAACAACATGGTGATCAGGCTGCATTTCGTGAATTTTATCTGCTATACTCGCCGCAGCTGCTAACTTTTGCCTATACCTATACCAAAAGTAAGTTTGTAGCGGAAGAGGTGATCAATGATGTTTTTCTAAGCCTGTGGAAAAACCGCTCACGGTTGATAGAGATCTCCAACATGAAGGTATATCTTTACAGAGGAGTTAAAAATGGGATTATCAACTATTTTACGCGAAATAAGGAATGGCAGCACCTGGATATTGATGAGATTGCAGATGTGGAGCTGAAATTCAGTGCAGACCCCGAAGAAATCCTTATTACTGCTGAACTGAGGAAAAAGATCGAAACAGCCATTGCTTCGCTGCCACCCCGTTGCCAGGTTGTGTTTAAACTTATCAAGGAGGATGGTATTAAACATAAAGAAGTGGCCGAAATATTGGATATCTCCCTGAAAACAGTAGAAAATCAGATGACTATTGCAATCAGGAAAATTAATGAGGTGATACAGATTCCCGTAGGGAAAAAGATAGTGGAAACAAATATGAAACAAAATCAATAA
- a CDS encoding DUF5996 family protein produces MGNTALKQGKWPELKFEDWKDTLATVHLWTQIVGKIRLRKMPWLNHSWHVTLYVTPYGLSTGSVPYQHGIFQIDFDFIHHQLVIITSTGKKETMRLSPRTVADFYGELFEKLRASGVDVVIYGVPNELEEAIPFEKDDVHKSYDRQKMEDCWQALVNIHNVFTRFKARFTGKCSPVHFFWGAFDLAVTRFSGRDAPEHQGGAPNMPVKVMQEAYSKEVSSCGFWPGNEQYPHASFYAYCYPATPDFGKQPVSPEAAFYSQEMGEYLLPYEVVQQAGNPEEVLLAFLQSTYEAAANTGHWDRHALECDLSRFETP; encoded by the coding sequence ATGGGGAATACTGCCTTAAAACAGGGAAAATGGCCGGAGCTGAAGTTTGAGGATTGGAAAGATACTTTGGCTACGGTACACTTATGGACACAGATTGTGGGAAAGATACGCCTGCGAAAAATGCCCTGGTTAAACCATTCCTGGCATGTTACGCTATATGTTACGCCGTATGGTTTAAGTACAGGTAGTGTGCCATACCAACATGGCATCTTCCAGATCGACTTTGATTTTATTCATCATCAGCTCGTTATCATTACCAGTACCGGCAAAAAAGAAACAATGCGGCTGTCACCCAGAACAGTGGCCGATTTTTATGGGGAATTGTTTGAGAAATTACGGGCATCAGGGGTTGATGTGGTTATTTATGGTGTGCCAAATGAGCTGGAAGAGGCTATTCCTTTTGAAAAGGATGATGTTCATAAATCTTATGACCGGCAGAAGATGGAAGATTGCTGGCAGGCGCTGGTAAATATCCATAATGTATTTACCCGTTTTAAGGCCCGTTTTACAGGAAAGTGCAGCCCGGTCCATTTCTTTTGGGGAGCCTTTGATCTGGCTGTTACCCGCTTTTCTGGCAGAGATGCCCCCGAACATCAGGGAGGTGCGCCTAATATGCCGGTAAAGGTAATGCAGGAGGCTTATTCCAAAGAGGTAAGTTCCTGCGGATTCTGGCCTGGCAACGAGCAATATCCACATGCATCTTTTTACGCTTATTGTTATCCAGCTACGCCTGATTTTGGTAAGCAGCCTGTTAGCCCGGAAGCGGCTTTTTACAGCCAGGAAATGGGAGAGTACCTGTTGCCGTATGAGGTGGTACAGCAGGCGGGTAATCCGGAGGAAGTGTTGCTGGCATTTCTGCAATCTACCTACGAAGCGGCCGCCAATACAGGCCACTGGGACCGCCATGCATTGGAATGCGATCTTTCCAGGTTTGAAACCCCATAA
- a CDS encoding 3-hydroxyacyl-CoA dehydrogenase family protein, translating to MEPKDIPVGVVGLGLMGCSITACLLMAGHPVMAIAPIPADMTHAHGRIAAHLQRSWQEGLTDKHPDVLLQSLLITEDFSSLRPCKLVIESTIENLDIKKTVYGKIEAIVDTNCLLVSNTSAIPISILQKLTQHPERFFGLHWAEPSHTTRFLEVICGDLSNIELGEYLYDLSHLWGKEPTLVRKDIRGFITNRIMYAMYREAFSLVENGYATVEDVDRACRNNAGYFMTLVGIFRWMDLTGVPAYHNVMKDLFPELNNSTAVPKLIDDIVKAGGRGVANAHGFYEYTPEEAHLWEETFADFSYEIRQLALKYPADIVKKKLKAQEEEKQKKV from the coding sequence ATGGAACCCAAAGATATCCCGGTAGGCGTTGTTGGTCTTGGCTTAATGGGCTGCAGTATCACTGCCTGCCTGCTGATGGCTGGTCATCCCGTAATGGCTATAGCCCCTATTCCTGCTGACATGACGCATGCGCATGGGCGAATTGCAGCACATCTGCAAAGGTCCTGGCAGGAAGGCCTCACCGATAAGCACCCGGATGTTCTCTTACAATCCCTGTTGATCACTGAAGATTTTAGCTCGCTGCGCCCCTGTAAGCTGGTGATTGAAAGTACCATTGAAAATCTGGACATCAAGAAAACAGTATATGGAAAAATAGAGGCTATTGTAGACACTAACTGCCTGCTGGTAAGTAATACTTCTGCAATCCCCATCAGCATACTACAAAAATTGACGCAACATCCGGAACGATTTTTCGGGCTGCACTGGGCAGAACCTTCACATACTACCCGTTTCCTGGAAGTGATCTGTGGCGACCTGAGCAATATTGAACTGGGCGAATATCTGTACGACTTATCCCATCTCTGGGGAAAAGAGCCCACACTCGTGCGCAAAGATATCAGGGGATTTATTACAAACCGGATCATGTATGCAATGTACCGGGAAGCATTCTCCCTGGTAGAAAACGGATATGCCACCGTGGAGGATGTGGACCGTGCCTGCCGTAATAATGCGGGCTACTTTATGACACTCGTAGGTATTTTTCGCTGGATGGACCTGACGGGAGTACCGGCTTATCACAATGTGATGAAAGATCTGTTCCCCGAACTGAATAACTCCACTGCTGTACCTAAATTGATTGACGATATTGTTAAAGCAGGTGGAAGAGGAGTAGCCAATGCACATGGTTTTTATGAATACACACCAGAAGAAGCCCACCTATGGGAAGAAACCTTTGCTGACTTTAGTTATGAGATCAGACAACTGGCATTAAAATATCCGGCAGATATTGTTAAAAAGAAATTGAAAGCACAGGAAGAGGAAAAGCAGAAAAAAGTATAA
- a CDS encoding GNAT family N-acetyltransferase, protein MGIKVIQTELANIQDLRILFLQETNFQFILNKCHLYGWADTYLFLMDDLKVGYGAIWGQNNRTDRDTVFEFYMIPLYRKFSTVFFSQLHALSHATFIECQSNDLLLSSLLYEHSQHIDAEAILFEDCFQTSFTIPDTILIKSIQQNDDYPYLLKQHSEVVASGGLMLNYNMPYADLYYEVKEPYRQRGLGSLIVQELKKEAYLMGRVPAARCNIKNSISKATLLKAGFKICGYRLKGVINQQAL, encoded by the coding sequence ATGGGTATAAAAGTAATTCAAACAGAATTAGCCAATATCCAGGATCTCCGCATCCTGTTTCTACAGGAAACCAATTTTCAGTTCATCCTCAACAAATGTCATTTGTATGGCTGGGCAGATACTTACCTGTTCTTAATGGATGATTTAAAAGTTGGTTACGGTGCCATATGGGGACAGAATAACAGAACAGATCGGGATACTGTTTTTGAATTCTACATGATTCCTCTATATCGAAAATTTAGTACGGTATTCTTTTCTCAATTGCATGCGCTATCTCACGCTACGTTTATTGAATGCCAAAGCAATGATCTGTTACTGTCATCCCTCCTATATGAGCATTCGCAGCATATTGACGCAGAGGCTATACTTTTTGAAGATTGTTTCCAAACCAGTTTTACAATTCCGGATACAATATTGATCAAGAGCATTCAACAAAATGATGACTATCCATATTTGTTAAAACAACATAGTGAGGTAGTAGCCTCAGGTGGTTTAATGCTCAATTACAATATGCCTTACGCGGATCTGTATTATGAAGTAAAAGAGCCATATCGTCAAAGAGGGCTTGGCAGCCTCATCGTACAAGAACTAAAAAAGGAGGCCTACCTTATGGGAAGGGTACCCGCAGCCAGATGTAATATAAAGAACAGCATATCAAAGGCCACATTATTAAAAGCAGGTTTTAAAATTTGTGGGTACAGACTCAAAGGAGTAATCAACCAGCAAGCACTCTAA